In a single window of the Ruminococcus albus 7 = DSM 20455 genome:
- the dapB gene encoding 4-hydroxy-tetrahydrodipicolinate reductase — protein sequence MTNIVICGANGHMGRVIADVISNRDDCKTIAGIDKVTAQYADFPIFENVAELPEKPDVIIDFSHPSTLDGLLDYCRSNGTALVVATTGYNEEQTAKIKKAAEQIPLFFTFNMSLGVNLLADLARRATKILGDQFDIEIIEKHHNQKLDAPSGTAIMLADAINGELDNRCSYTYDRHSVRAKRGRNEIGMHSVRGGTIVGEHEIIFAGRDEVVSLKHEAHSKSVFAVGSVNAAVFLKDKPAGLYAMDDLLKED from the coding sequence ATGACAAACATAGTTATATGCGGCGCTAACGGTCACATGGGCAGAGTCATCGCTGATGTTATAAGCAACCGCGATGACTGCAAAACTATTGCAGGTATCGACAAGGTAACAGCACAGTATGCAGATTTTCCCATATTTGAGAACGTTGCAGAGCTGCCCGAAAAGCCTGATGTTATAATAGACTTTTCTCACCCCTCAACTCTTGACGGACTGCTGGATTACTGCCGTTCAAACGGAACTGCACTCGTAGTTGCTACCACAGGCTACAACGAGGAACAGACTGCCAAGATCAAGAAGGCTGCTGAGCAGATACCTCTGTTCTTCACCTTTAATATGTCACTGGGCGTTAACCTGCTGGCAGACCTCGCCCGCAGGGCTACAAAGATACTGGGTGACCAGTTTGATATCGAGATAATCGAGAAGCACCACAACCAGAAACTTGATGCACCCTCAGGTACTGCTATTATGCTGGCTGATGCTATCAATGGTGAGCTTGACAACAGATGTTCTTACACCTATGACAGACACTCCGTTCGTGCCAAGAGAGGCAGAAACGAGATCGGTATGCACTCTGTACGCGGCGGAACTATCGTAGGTGAGCACGAGATAATCTTTGCTGGCAGAGATGAGGTAGTAAGCCTGAAGCACGAAGCTCACTCTAAGTCTGTATTTGCAGTTGGTTCTGTAAACGCGGCTGTATTCCTGAAGGACAAGCCTGCGGGGCTTTATGCTATGGATGACCTGCTGAAAGAGGACTAA
- a CDS encoding DUF6985 domain-containing protein: MGIIRDIVHDDGGLGWLNGRFDSVSLFQGSMDITIYGDTDEYIGYAEKCIAHYNRLDKDPGLMADIREKLAKFMYYMRDEWEAMGIYDDIAEDTEKAVKEYESGGDILKHLKAPCLNIEISDEDSDEIGYEIVADCPWEPEHQCSVIIRGDKLKYVGPCEGNTPWDDDDEYYCIWNDEQ; encoded by the coding sequence ATGGGTATTATAAGAGATATCGTTCACGATGATGGCGGACTGGGCTGGCTGAATGGCAGGTTCGATTCGGTCTCGCTGTTTCAGGGCAGTATGGATATAACGATATATGGCGATACCGATGAGTATATCGGGTATGCTGAAAAATGTATAGCCCACTACAACCGCCTTGATAAGGATCCCGGACTTATGGCTGATATCCGTGAGAAGCTTGCAAAGTTCATGTACTATATGCGCGATGAGTGGGAAGCTATGGGCATATATGATGATATAGCCGAGGATACAGAGAAGGCTGTGAAGGAGTATGAATCCGGCGGAGATATACTGAAGCACCTGAAAGCACCATGTCTGAATATCGAGATATCCGATGAGGACAGCGATGAGATAGGATATGAAATTGTTGCTGATTGTCCATGGGAGCCCGAGCATCAGTGCTCTGTCATAATCAGAGGGGACAAGCTGAAATATGTCGGTCCATGTGAGGGCAATACTCCGTGGGATGACGACGATGAGTATTACTGTATATGGAACGATGAACAGTGA
- the queA gene encoding tRNA preQ1(34) S-adenosylmethionine ribosyltransferase-isomerase QueA, with the protein MLDLNNMKRSDFFYELPQELIAQTPVEPRNASRMLCLDRFTGEVGHDHFYNLCDHLKKGDLLVLNDSRVLPARIYGETEDTHSFIEFLLVEQRANMEWEILCRPGKKARVGRRFVFGDGLLRAEITEVLEDGNRIARFECDDSTNLFAALDEIGQMPLPPYITEKLKDKERYQTVYSNEIGSSAAPTAGLHFTKEQLADIEAMGVNIAYVTLHVGLGTFRPVKEDKVLDHKMHREHYELPKRTADLINKTKAEGGRVIAVGTTSCRTLESVAALYGDIRPCDGFTEIFIYPGFEFKVLDGLITNFHLPESTLIMLVSAFAGYENTMNAYKIAVEEKYRFFSFGDSMFIAPGANNK; encoded by the coding sequence ATGCTAGACCTGAACAACATGAAGAGATCGGATTTCTTTTATGAGCTTCCCCAGGAACTCATAGCACAGACACCTGTCGAGCCGAGAAACGCATCAAGGATGCTTTGCCTTGACCGCTTTACCGGAGAGGTAGGTCATGACCACTTCTATAATCTATGCGACCACCTGAAAAAAGGTGACCTGCTGGTACTTAACGATTCAAGGGTACTGCCCGCACGTATCTACGGTGAGACAGAGGATACACATTCCTTTATAGAATTTCTGCTGGTGGAACAGCGCGCCAATATGGAATGGGAGATACTCTGCCGCCCGGGCAAAAAAGCCCGTGTGGGAAGACGCTTCGTATTCGGGGATGGTCTGCTCAGAGCCGAGATAACGGAAGTTCTCGAAGACGGCAACCGCATCGCAAGATTTGAATGTGATGACAGTACGAATCTTTTTGCTGCCCTTGACGAGATAGGACAGATGCCCCTCCCCCCTTACATAACTGAAAAGCTCAAAGACAAGGAACGCTACCAGACAGTATATTCCAATGAGATAGGTTCATCTGCCGCACCTACGGCAGGTCTGCACTTCACTAAGGAACAGCTTGCCGATATTGAGGCTATGGGTGTTAATATCGCATACGTCACCCTCCATGTGGGTCTGGGCACATTCCGCCCCGTCAAGGAGGACAAAGTCCTCGACCACAAGATGCACCGTGAGCACTATGAGCTTCCAAAGCGCACTGCTGACCTCATCAACAAGACAAAGGCTGAGGGCGGACGCGTTATCGCTGTAGGCACTACTTCATGCCGCACCCTTGAAAGTGTAGCCGCGCTCTATGGTGATATACGTCCCTGTGACGGCTTCACCGAGATCTTCATCTACCCAGGATTTGAGTTCAAAGTTCTCGACGGGCTTATAACTAATTTCCACCTGCCCGAAAGCACCCTTATCATGCTGGTATCAGCTTTCGCAGGCTACGAAAACACCATGAACGCCTATAAGATCGCCGTTGAAGAAAAGTACAGGTTCTTCTCGTTCGGTGATTCCATGTTTATCGCCCCGGGAGCAAACAATAAGTAA
- the asd gene encoding aspartate-semialdehyde dehydrogenase, whose translation MEKKFKVGIIGATGMVGQRFSLLLDKHPWFDVVCLAASPRSAGKTYKEAAGSKWKLADPMPKALEDMVILNAEEDVEKIASMVDFVFCAVDMKKEEIRALEEKYAKAECPVVSNNSAHRHTDDVPMVIPEINPDHIEIIAAQRKRLGTKRGFIAVKSNCSLQSYVPALAPLHTKYKVTKALACTYQAISGAGRTFETWPEILDNVIPYIGGEEEKSEQEPMKIWGHIEGDKIVDATEPAITAQCLRVPVSDGHTAAVFVSFEKKPSKEEILQAWKEFAGVPQEMQLPSAPKQFLNYFEENDRPQAKLDRNLEGGMAVSIGRLREDTQYDYKFVCLSHNTLRGAAGGAVLLAELLAAKGYFD comes from the coding sequence ATGGAAAAGAAGTTCAAGGTAGGTATCATCGGTGCGACCGGTATGGTAGGTCAGAGATTTTCTCTGCTTCTCGACAAGCATCCCTGGTTCGATGTAGTTTGTCTGGCTGCTTCCCCCAGAAGCGCAGGCAAGACTTATAAAGAGGCTGCAGGCAGCAAGTGGAAACTGGCTGATCCTATGCCCAAGGCACTGGAGGATATGGTTATCCTCAACGCTGAGGAAGATGTTGAGAAAATCGCTTCAATGGTTGACTTCGTATTCTGCGCAGTAGATATGAAGAAGGAAGAGATCAGAGCACTGGAGGAGAAGTACGCTAAGGCTGAGTGCCCTGTAGTATCCAACAACTCTGCTCACAGACACACTGATGACGTTCCTATGGTCATCCCCGAGATCAACCCCGATCACATCGAGATCATCGCTGCTCAGAGAAAGAGACTGGGCACAAAGAGAGGCTTCATCGCAGTTAAGTCCAACTGCTCACTGCAGAGCTACGTTCCCGCACTGGCTCCTCTGCACACAAAGTATAAGGTAACTAAGGCTCTTGCCTGCACATATCAGGCGATCAGCGGCGCAGGCAGAACTTTCGAGACATGGCCTGAGATCCTTGACAACGTTATCCCTTATATCGGCGGCGAGGAAGAGAAGAGCGAGCAGGAACCCATGAAGATCTGGGGTCACATCGAAGGTGACAAGATCGTTGACGCTACTGAGCCTGCTATCACTGCACAGTGTCTGAGAGTTCCCGTTTCTGACGGTCACACCGCTGCTGTATTCGTAAGCTTCGAGAAGAAGCCTTCTAAGGAGGAGATCCTTCAGGCTTGGAAGGAATTCGCAGGTGTTCCCCAGGAGATGCAGCTGCCTTCTGCTCCCAAGCAGTTCCTGAACTACTTCGAGGAGAATGACAGACCTCAGGCTAAGCTGGACAGAAACCTCGAAGGCGGCATGGCTGTATCCATCGGCAGACTGAGAGAAGATACTCAGTATGATTACAAGTTCGTTTGCCTGTCTCACAACACACTGAGAGGCGCTGCAGGCGGTGCTGTACTGCTGGCAGAGCTGCTGGCAGCAAAGGGTTATTTTGACTAA
- a CDS encoding metallophosphoesterase, protein MNYFISDLHFGHEDRIIWDERPFKNADEMFAVMREGWNAKVRDDDDVYIVGDFTYYGEESDENIIRYASSLNGRKHLIYGNHDVRIKNDPELQDLFCECVYEKYIESDGKMFFLYHYPLVEWYRRPKGCYLIYGHIHGSLDDGFEFMSKHRKDEAFNAGVMINNYVPVTFEELRENNHKFQRQYFSGKGE, encoded by the coding sequence GTGAACTACTTTATTTCGGATCTGCACTTTGGTCATGAGGACAGAATAATATGGGATGAGAGACCTTTCAAAAACGCTGATGAGATGTTTGCGGTCATGCGTGAAGGGTGGAACGCTAAGGTCAGGGACGATGACGATGTTTATATCGTAGGTGACTTTACCTACTACGGTGAGGAAAGCGACGAGAACATCATACGTTATGCTAGTTCTCTTAACGGCAGAAAGCATCTTATATACGGCAACCATGATGTGCGTATAAAAAACGATCCCGAGCTTCAAGATCTGTTCTGTGAATGTGTATACGAAAAATATATCGAGAGTGATGGAAAGATGTTTTTCCTTTACCATTACCCGTTGGTGGAATGGTATCGCAGACCTAAGGGATGCTATCTCATATACGGTCATATCCACGGCAGTCTTGACGACGGCTTCGAGTTTATGTCAAAACACCGCAAAGATGAAGCTTTCAATGCAGGTGTGATGATAAATAATTATGTTCCCGTGACCTTTGAAGAACTTCGGGAGAACAATCATAAATTTCAAAGACAGTATTTTTCCGGCAAAGGAGAATGA
- the dapA gene encoding 4-hydroxy-tetrahydrodipicolinate synthase → MKKTIFTGAGVAIVTPMNADGSINFDKLGELIDFQIDNGTDAIIICGTTGESSTMGDDEHVEAIKYAIDKVNHRIPVIAGTGSNHTEYAVGLSKKAEELGADAVLLVTPYYNKTSQKGLIVHYTTIANAINIPIILYNVPSRTGVNITPETLKELSKVKNIVAVKEASGNISQIARVAALCGDELDIYSGNDDQIVPIMALGGKGVISVLSNVMPKETHEITQLCLENKYPEANAKMNKLLDFANSNGLFCDVNPIPVKEALNLMGWDVGECRLPLIKMEEAKIEKLRAKMAELGLVK, encoded by the coding sequence ATGAAGAAGACTATTTTCACCGGCGCAGGCGTGGCTATCGTCACACCTATGAACGCCGATGGTTCTATCAACTTCGATAAGCTGGGCGAGCTGATAGACTTCCAGATAGATAACGGTACCGACGCCATTATTATCTGCGGAACTACCGGCGAAAGCTCAACAATGGGCGATGATGAGCACGTTGAGGCTATCAAGTACGCTATAGATAAGGTAAATCACAGGATACCTGTTATTGCAGGTACAGGCTCAAACCACACTGAGTATGCGGTTGGTCTTTCCAAGAAGGCTGAGGAGCTTGGCGCTGATGCAGTACTCCTGGTAACACCTTACTACAACAAGACCTCTCAGAAGGGTCTGATAGTACACTATACAACAATAGCAAACGCTATAAATATCCCGATAATCCTTTACAATGTTCCTTCCAGAACAGGTGTGAACATCACTCCCGAAACTCTGAAGGAGCTCTCAAAGGTAAAGAACATCGTGGCTGTTAAGGAAGCAAGCGGCAATATTTCGCAGATAGCAAGAGTTGCAGCGCTTTGCGGCGATGAGCTGGATATCTATTCGGGCAACGATGATCAGATCGTTCCTATCATGGCACTGGGCGGCAAGGGCGTTATCTCCGTACTGTCCAACGTTATGCCTAAGGAAACTCACGAGATCACTCAGCTTTGCCTGGAGAACAAGTATCCTGAGGCTAACGCTAAGATGAACAAGCTGCTTGATTTTGCAAATTCAAACGGTCTGTTCTGTGATGTCAATCCTATCCCTGTAAAGGAAGCACTTAATCTCATGGGCTGGGATGTTGGCGAATGCCGTCTGCCCCTTATCAAGATGGAAGAGGCTAAGATCGAGAAGCTCAGAGCTAAGATGGCTGAGCTGGGACTTGTAAAGTAA